Proteins encoded in a region of the Streptomyces sp. PCS3-D2 genome:
- a CDS encoding PIG-L deacetylase family protein — MTEQRDQQAPLEPMPTDWQRALAVVAHPDDLEYGCAAAIADWTDGGREVVYLLATRGEAGIDSLAPADCAPLREAEQRASAAVVGVSAVEFLDHRDGIVEYGLGLRRDIATAVRRHRPELVITLNHRDTWGGEQGGGFWNTPDHKAVGRATLDAAADAGNRWIFPELVSEQGLEPWNGVRWVAVAGTSTPTHAADAGPGLERSVHSLMEHRAYIEALTDQDPEEYVRTFLTGNAERVAARFGGRPAVAFEVFPR; from the coding sequence ATGACCGAACAACGTGATCAGCAGGCCCCCTTGGAGCCCATGCCCACCGACTGGCAGCGCGCCCTCGCCGTCGTCGCCCACCCGGACGACCTGGAGTACGGGTGCGCGGCCGCGATCGCCGACTGGACCGACGGCGGCCGCGAGGTGGTCTACCTCCTGGCCACCCGCGGGGAGGCAGGCATCGACTCCCTCGCCCCCGCCGACTGCGCCCCGCTGCGCGAGGCCGAGCAGCGTGCGAGCGCCGCCGTGGTCGGGGTGTCAGCAGTGGAGTTCCTCGACCACCGCGACGGGATCGTCGAGTACGGACTCGGCCTGCGCCGGGACATCGCGACTGCCGTCCGCCGGCACCGCCCCGAGCTGGTCATCACCCTCAACCACCGTGACACGTGGGGCGGGGAGCAGGGTGGCGGCTTCTGGAACACCCCGGACCACAAGGCCGTTGGCCGGGCCACGCTGGACGCAGCCGCCGACGCGGGCAACCGCTGGATCTTCCCGGAGCTCGTCTCCGAGCAGGGCCTGGAACCGTGGAACGGGGTCCGCTGGGTGGCAGTGGCCGGGACGAGCACGCCCACCCACGCGGCCGATGCCGGTCCCGGCCTGGAGCGTTCGGTGCATTCCCTGATGGAGCACCGGGCCTACATCGAGGCGCTGACGGACCAGGACCCCGAGGAGTACGTTCGCACGTTCCTCACCGGGAACGCAGAGCGGGTGGCGGCGCGGTTCGGCGGGCGCCCGGCGGTAGCGTTCGAGGTCTTCCCCCGCTGA
- a CDS encoding alpha/beta fold hydrolase has product MVHRYRQPGTVLTDHRFSVPLDHARPDGERIELYGREVVATGKDPQTLPWLLYLEGGPGFGARRFVGRQAWLERALQDYRVLLLDQRGTGRSTPLNRQTLPLRGTPAEQADHLAHFRADSIVRDAEMIRPGLTGGAPWTVLGQSFGGFCTVRYLSSAPEGLAAALITGGLPALTATADEVYRAACPRIERKNAAHYARYPMDAERARRIATHLAEQPAEIPGGHVLTVEAFQSLGILLGSGDGSHQLHYLLEDAFVPTPAGPALSDAFLEGTRSHLSFAGHPLYALLHEAIYAQDPAAPTDWAADRVLAEHPRFDARKALAGDAPLLFTGETIHPWHFTTDPALAPLRETADLLAARTGWQPLYDPQRLAANEVPVAAAVYHDDMYVDTEHALSTARAVRGLRTWVTDEFEHDGLRAGGTRVLDRLLALVHDAA; this is encoded by the coding sequence ATCGTCCACCGCTACCGTCAGCCCGGCACGGTCCTCACCGACCACCGGTTCTCCGTCCCCCTGGACCACGCGCGCCCGGACGGGGAGCGGATCGAGCTGTACGGCCGCGAGGTGGTCGCCACGGGCAAGGATCCGCAGACCCTGCCCTGGCTGCTGTACCTGGAGGGCGGCCCGGGCTTCGGCGCCCGCCGCTTCGTCGGCCGCCAGGCCTGGCTGGAGCGGGCCCTCCAGGACTACCGGGTGCTCCTCCTGGACCAGCGCGGCACCGGCCGGTCAACCCCGCTGAACCGGCAGACACTGCCCTTGCGTGGCACCCCCGCCGAGCAGGCCGACCATCTTGCCCACTTCCGGGCGGATTCCATCGTGCGCGACGCCGAGATGATCCGCCCCGGCCTCACCGGCGGTGCACCCTGGACCGTGCTCGGCCAGAGCTTCGGCGGCTTCTGCACGGTCCGCTACCTCTCCAGCGCTCCTGAGGGGCTCGCCGCCGCCCTGATCACCGGCGGCCTGCCCGCGCTGACCGCCACCGCCGACGAGGTCTATCGGGCCGCCTGCCCGCGCATTGAGCGCAAGAATGCAGCGCACTACGCCCGTTACCCGATGGACGCCGAGCGGGCCCGCCGGATCGCCACCCACCTCGCGGAACAGCCGGCCGAAATTCCCGGCGGCCATGTCCTGACGGTCGAGGCCTTCCAGTCCCTCGGCATCCTCCTCGGCAGCGGCGACGGCAGCCACCAGCTGCACTACCTGCTGGAGGACGCCTTCGTCCCCACTCCTGCCGGACCGGCCCTCTCCGACGCCTTCCTGGAAGGCACTCGTTCCCACCTCTCCTTCGCCGGGCACCCCCTCTACGCACTGCTCCACGAGGCGATCTACGCCCAGGACCCGGCCGCGCCCACCGACTGGGCCGCCGACCGGGTCCTGGCGGAACACCCCCGCTTCGACGCCCGCAAGGCCCTCGCGGGCGATGCCCCCCTGCTCTTCACCGGCGAGACCATCCACCCCTGGCACTTCACCACCGACCCGGCGCTCGCCCCGCTGCGCGAGACCGCCGACCTGCTGGCCGCCCGTACGGGCTGGCAGCCCCTCTACGATCCGCAGCGGCTGGCGGCCAACGAGGTGCCGGTGGCGGCCGCGGTCTACCACGACGACATGTACGTGGACACGGAGCACGCGCTGAGCACGGCCCGTGCCGTCCGGGGCCTGCGGACCTGGGTGACGGACGAGTTCGAGCACGACGGCCTGCGCGCGGGCGGCACCCGCGTCCTGGATCGCCTGCTGGCCCTCGTGCACGACGCGGCATGA
- a CDS encoding S-(hydroxymethyl)mycothiol dehydrogenase yields MTHRVRGVIARSKGAPVETTTILVPDPGPGEALVRVQACGVCHTDLHYREGGINDEFPFLLGHEAAGIVESVGPDVTSVAPGDFVVLNWRAVCGTCRACKRGRPWYCFATHNATQPMTLEDGTPLSPALGIGAFAEKTLVAAGQCTKVDPAASPAAAGLLGCGVMAGLGAALNTGNVGRGDSVAVIGCGGVGNAAVAGARLAGASRIIAVDLDDRKLEWARGLGATHTVNGRTEDVVKAVQALTGGNGADVVIDAVGRPETYQQAFYARDLAGTVVLVGVPTPEMKLELPLLDVFGRGGALKSSWYGDCLPERDFPLLIDLYLQGRLDLDAFVSETIPLDGVEDAFTRMERGEVLRSVVEF; encoded by the coding sequence GTGACACATCGAGTACGAGGGGTCATCGCCCGGAGCAAGGGCGCACCGGTGGAGACGACGACGATCCTCGTGCCCGACCCGGGACCGGGGGAGGCGCTCGTCCGGGTGCAGGCCTGCGGGGTCTGCCACACCGACCTGCACTACCGCGAAGGCGGGATCAACGACGAGTTCCCCTTCCTGCTCGGCCACGAGGCCGCCGGAATCGTCGAGTCGGTCGGGCCGGACGTCACCTCCGTGGCGCCGGGCGACTTCGTCGTCCTCAACTGGCGAGCGGTGTGCGGGACCTGCCGGGCCTGCAAACGCGGGCGCCCCTGGTACTGCTTCGCCACGCACAACGCCACCCAGCCCATGACACTGGAGGACGGCACCCCGCTCTCCCCGGCCCTCGGGATCGGCGCCTTCGCCGAGAAGACCCTGGTCGCGGCCGGTCAGTGCACCAAGGTGGACCCGGCCGCGTCCCCCGCCGCAGCCGGACTCCTCGGCTGCGGCGTGATGGCCGGCCTCGGCGCCGCCCTCAACACCGGGAACGTCGGGCGCGGCGACTCCGTCGCCGTCATCGGCTGCGGGGGAGTGGGCAACGCGGCCGTGGCCGGCGCCAGGCTCGCGGGCGCCTCGCGGATCATCGCGGTGGACCTGGACGACCGGAAGCTGGAATGGGCCCGCGGCCTCGGCGCCACACACACCGTCAACGGCCGCACCGAGGACGTCGTGAAGGCGGTCCAGGCTTTGACCGGCGGCAACGGAGCCGACGTCGTCATCGACGCCGTCGGCCGTCCCGAGACCTACCAGCAGGCCTTCTACGCCCGCGACCTGGCCGGGACGGTGGTCCTGGTCGGCGTGCCCACCCCGGAGATGAAGCTCGAACTCCCCCTCCTGGACGTCTTCGGCCGCGGCGGCGCCCTGAAGTCCTCCTGGTACGGCGACTGCCTGCCCGAGCGGGATTTCCCCCTGCTGATCGACCTCTACCTGCAGGGGCGGCTCGACCTGGACGCCTTCGTCTCCGAAACCATCCCGCTCGACGGGGTCGAGGACGCCTTCACCCGGATGGAGCGCGGCGAGGTGCTCCGCTCGGTCGTCGAGTTCTGA
- a CDS encoding LysR substrate-binding domain-containing protein: protein MLDVRRLRLLRELACRGTIAAVAEALCFSPSAVSQQLGVLEREAGLPLLERTGRRVRLTPAGQNLVRHAEAVLERLEQADADLAEARGGLAGALRIGAFPTATRAIVPAALMTLARRHPGLEPMLCETDPAAVAHALRAGDLDVALVHAYDFVPAEREPGLDTEPLYGEAMYLAEPTGGSPGAAGGSGPPGGRAAAGDLPQPPPAPDQGAALRTHARSPWITATDGTLCHTMTTRACQAAGFTPRVRHQVDDFATVLALVAAGQGVAVVPQLGVAGRPDPAVRLTRLVMQRRTGLAFRSGAAAHPAVAAFGAAVRAALPPDLAGSRAEA from the coding sequence ATGCTCGATGTACGGCGCCTGCGCCTGCTGCGCGAACTCGCCTGCCGCGGCACGATCGCCGCTGTGGCCGAGGCCCTCTGCTTCAGCCCTTCGGCGGTGTCCCAGCAGCTCGGCGTGCTGGAACGGGAGGCCGGCCTGCCCCTGCTGGAGCGCACCGGCCGGCGGGTGCGGCTCACCCCGGCCGGGCAGAACCTGGTGCGGCACGCCGAGGCGGTCCTGGAGCGGCTGGAGCAGGCGGACGCCGACCTCGCCGAGGCCCGCGGGGGCCTCGCCGGCGCCCTGCGGATCGGTGCCTTCCCCACCGCGACCCGCGCGATCGTCCCGGCTGCCCTGATGACCCTCGCCCGTCGCCACCCGGGGCTCGAACCCATGCTCTGCGAGACCGACCCGGCGGCGGTCGCCCATGCCCTGCGGGCCGGGGACCTGGACGTCGCACTGGTCCACGCGTACGACTTCGTACCCGCCGAGCGGGAGCCGGGGCTGGACACCGAGCCCCTGTACGGCGAGGCGATGTACCTGGCCGAGCCGACCGGCGGGAGTCCCGGGGCGGCCGGGGGGTCGGGCCCGCCGGGCGGCCGGGCGGCCGCCGGGGACCTCCCGCAGCCGCCCCCGGCGCCCGACCAGGGCGCGGCCCTGCGTACGCACGCCAGGTCCCCCTGGATCACCGCCACGGACGGCACCCTCTGCCACACCATGACGACACGGGCCTGCCAGGCGGCCGGGTTCACCCCCCGGGTGCGCCACCAGGTCGACGACTTCGCGACCGTGCTCGCGCTGGTCGCGGCGGGCCAGGGCGTGGCGGTCGTACCCCAGCTCGGGGTGGCGGGCCGCCCCGACCCGGCGGTGCGCCTCACCCGGCTGGTGATGCAGCGGCGCACCGGCCTCGCCTTCCGCAGCGGGGCCGCCGCCCACCCCGCCGTGGCCGCCTTCGGCGCCGCAGTTCGCGCCGCCCTACCACCGGATCTAGCCGGGTCGCGCGCCGAAGCGTGA
- a CDS encoding dihydrodipicolinate synthase family protein, giving the protein MTQNTSQDTSQNASRNTSGNTAAVPLHGIHVPLVTPFTLTGEIAAEALEGLAHAVLDGGATGIVALGTTGEAACLDEAERERVTGVCARVCRERGALLTVGAGAVGTRAAEASLAGLARWPRAGAALVTVPSFVRPSPAGVLAHFGRLARVSPVPLVVYHIPHRTGQPLDAAALRALGSLPGIAGVKYSTGSIDQDAVELLGDRPAGFQVLAGDDLYVSPMLAMGASGGILASAHLATERFAELAEAWRAGNAVHARALGHALAGLSAALFAEPNPAVVKGVLHAQGRIPAAAVRLPLLPASDAAVASALERLERLERPAGPERPAGLAGPERPAGLAGPERPAGLDAPSPEGSAGAIGAAKGSQLREGEIGAGKSAGWAF; this is encoded by the coding sequence ATGACACAGAACACCTCACAGGACACCTCACAGAACGCGTCCCGGAACACGTCAGGGAACACCGCAGCGGTCCCGCTCCACGGGATCCACGTACCGCTCGTCACTCCCTTCACCCTCACCGGGGAGATCGCCGCCGAGGCCCTGGAGGGGCTCGCTCACGCGGTGCTCGACGGGGGCGCCACCGGGATCGTCGCCCTCGGTACGACCGGGGAGGCGGCCTGCCTCGACGAGGCGGAGCGCGAACGCGTGACCGGTGTGTGCGCCCGGGTGTGCCGGGAGCGCGGGGCCCTGCTGACCGTGGGGGCGGGGGCGGTCGGCACCCGGGCCGCGGAGGCCTCGCTGGCGGGTCTGGCTCGGTGGCCACGCGCGGGGGCGGCTCTCGTCACCGTCCCGTCCTTCGTGCGGCCTTCGCCGGCCGGAGTGTTGGCGCACTTCGGGCGGCTGGCCAGGGTGAGTCCCGTACCGCTGGTCGTCTATCACATCCCGCACCGCACGGGGCAGCCGCTGGACGCCGCCGCGCTGCGGGCCCTCGGTTCGCTGCCCGGGATCGCCGGGGTGAAGTACTCCACCGGCAGCATCGACCAGGACGCGGTGGAACTGCTCGGCGACCGGCCGGCCGGCTTCCAGGTGCTGGCCGGGGACGACCTGTACGTGTCACCGATGCTCGCCATGGGCGCGTCGGGCGGGATCCTGGCCTCGGCCCACCTCGCGACGGAGCGGTTCGCGGAGCTGGCCGAGGCCTGGCGGGCGGGGAACGCGGTCCATGCCCGGGCACTGGGGCACGCACTGGCCGGGCTGTCGGCGGCGCTCTTCGCCGAGCCCAATCCGGCCGTCGTCAAGGGCGTGCTCCACGCCCAGGGCCGCATCCCGGCCGCCGCCGTGCGGCTCCCTCTGCTCCCGGCCTCGGATGCGGCGGTGGCATCCGCCCTGGAGCGGCTGGAGCGGCTGGAGCGGCCGGCGGGGCCGGAGCGGCCGGCAGGGCTGGCGGGGCCGGAGCGGCCGGCAGGGCTGGCGGGGCCGGAGCGGCCGGCGGGGCTGGACGCACCCTCTCCCGAGGGGAGCGCGGGGGCCATCGGCGCCGCGAAGGGAAGTCAGCTCCGGGAGGGGGAAATCGGCGCCGGAAAGAGTGCCGGATGGGCGTTTTGA
- a CDS encoding transglycosylase SLT domain-containing protein, translated as MPAKGKRRRPKQNPITRKLALAGTGGAALTLPLISATTAGAVGTSAPAAAVTSVTAATAVNVAATPPTTYSVVAGDTLSEIAADHSLSGGWKQLYEANRAVVGDNPSVIRPGIKLKIVSQAKTATAATAASKTAAKPAASYPNNLDGWIRESLDVMAKHGIPGSYNGIHRNVMRESSGNPRAINLWDINARNGIPSKGLLQVIDPTFKAYHVPGTSLDSYDPVANITAACNYAAARYGSIDNVNGAY; from the coding sequence ATGCCTGCAAAGGGTAAGCGCCGTCGGCCGAAGCAGAACCCGATCACCCGTAAGCTGGCCCTCGCCGGCACAGGTGGCGCGGCCCTCACGCTCCCGCTGATCAGCGCGACGACCGCAGGAGCGGTCGGGACGAGCGCGCCGGCAGCGGCGGTGACCAGCGTCACCGCGGCCACCGCGGTGAACGTGGCGGCGACCCCTCCCACCACGTATTCCGTGGTCGCCGGCGACACCCTTTCGGAGATCGCCGCGGACCACTCCCTCAGCGGCGGATGGAAGCAGCTCTACGAGGCGAACCGTGCGGTGGTCGGCGACAACCCTTCGGTCATCCGACCCGGAATCAAGCTGAAGATCGTCTCCCAGGCGAAGACCGCCACGGCCGCCACCGCCGCGTCCAAGACCGCCGCCAAGCCGGCAGCCTCCTACCCGAACAATCTCGACGGGTGGATCCGCGAATCCCTCGACGTGATGGCCAAGCACGGAATCCCCGGCAGCTACAACGGAATTCACCGCAATGTGATGCGGGAGTCCTCGGGCAACCCCAGGGCGATCAACCTGTGGGACATCAACGCCCGGAACGGAATTCCCTCCAAGGGACTGCTCCAGGTCATCGACCCGACCTTCAAGGCCTACCACGTGCCCGGCACTTCGCTGGACTCCTACGACCCGGTCGCCAACATCACCGCGGCCTGCAACTACGCGGCCGCCCGCTACGGCTCCATCGACAACGTCAACGGCGCCTACTAG
- a CDS encoding squalene/phytoene synthase family protein, whose amino-acid sequence MPSWRTTLTAAGISGPPLRDDYTHAARRVLRREPAPYLALRLLAAPPLVPALAAGLAFMNLVDDVAETGTPQQRASALAALTARVEAALESGDSPDPVLRAYAHAVHSRGLPGHWVSRFLAGAATAEAAFDGFADEADFQHYLDAYAWPGVLVFTGLQYQGGPDPEQAAGWRRFVDAAQRVDFLADLHGDLADGRLCLPRARLDEHSVTRADLEAARDTPAVRALLAAETRRARTALDATHGILDLAEPGLRPVIVTMVDLMAHQLAAVERAGAGALRRDVGYGLTAPLRILLRAAAGGRGPARTGSR is encoded by the coding sequence ATGCCCAGCTGGCGCACCACCCTCACGGCGGCCGGGATATCCGGCCCCCCGCTGCGGGACGACTACACCCACGCCGCCCGCCGGGTGCTCCGCCGCGAACCCGCGCCGTACCTGGCGCTGCGACTGCTCGCCGCGCCGCCGCTGGTACCGGCCCTCGCCGCCGGTCTCGCCTTCATGAACCTCGTCGACGACGTGGCCGAGACCGGCACCCCACAGCAACGGGCCTCCGCCCTCGCCGCGCTGACCGCACGGGTCGAGGCCGCGCTGGAATCCGGGGACAGCCCCGATCCCGTGCTGCGGGCCTACGCCCATGCCGTGCACTCCCGGGGGCTGCCCGGGCACTGGGTGTCCCGCTTCCTGGCGGGCGCCGCCACCGCGGAGGCGGCCTTCGACGGCTTCGCCGACGAAGCGGATTTCCAGCATTACCTCGACGCGTACGCCTGGCCCGGGGTCCTCGTCTTCACCGGCCTGCAGTACCAGGGCGGCCCGGATCCCGAACAGGCCGCAGGCTGGCGCCGGTTCGTCGACGCGGCCCAGCGCGTCGACTTCCTCGCCGACCTCCACGGCGACCTGGCCGACGGCCGGCTCTGCCTCCCGCGCGCCCGCCTCGACGAGCATTCTGTGACCCGGGCCGATCTGGAGGCGGCACGTGACACCCCTGCCGTACGGGCCCTCCTCGCCGCCGAGACCCGGCGCGCCCGGACGGCCCTCGACGCGACCCACGGCATCCTCGACCTCGCCGAGCCGGGACTCCGCCCCGTCATCGTCACCATGGTGGACCTGATGGCCCACCAGCTGGCCGCCGTCGAGCGGGCCGGTGCCGGCGCGCTGCGCCGCGACGTGGGCTACGGCCTCACCGCGCCCCTGCGGATCCTCCTGCGTGCCGCGGCCGGCGGCCGGGGCCCCGCCCGCACCGGCAGCCGCTAG
- a CDS encoding serine/threonine-protein kinase: MDTSEAGRRLIDGRFELVAPLGSGGMGTVWRARDIALHREVALKEVRPPDPATAAAQPGLAEQMRERAVREARALARLAHPHVVTIHHIVEPADGTDAHPWIVMEMVRGGSLHDRLESGPMPPAEVARLGLDVLSALRAAHAEGILHRDVKPANVLLRPDGSAVLTDFGIAALHDSTALTATGVLIGSPEYIAPERVRGEEGLAASDLWSLGMLLYVAAEGSHPLRRATSLATVVAVLDEPIPAPVRSGPLGPVLERLLVRDPATRPDGAQLEHLLRDASAALDAGAGPAAASAPPAASPAVPGPYGQFGPYAPNSAPHTPPVPPPYGSGGSPYAAPTAPLPVASSARRRPALIGAVVTAVLAAAIAGIVQLLPDGNSGDDEATGGAATRAAGASAAPSGRNAVSAPTPGASAQTADAPRGSMMTPGNIRTALEAFKKATGTTTFVDMTLYDGYILASIPTAAGAETVDSWQYRDGVASRTGPDGTVEEGEPLIDMATVNWDALPGMLEQSQKDLKVEKPTSRHVIVDPWMMDQVPSIRTYLSDEYGRGGYVLWKTDGSLRKVTAT; encoded by the coding sequence ATGGACACGAGTGAGGCCGGCAGACGGCTGATCGACGGGCGCTTCGAACTGGTCGCGCCCCTGGGCAGCGGCGGCATGGGTACCGTCTGGCGGGCGCGCGACATCGCCCTGCACCGAGAAGTGGCTCTCAAGGAGGTGCGCCCGCCGGACCCGGCGACCGCAGCCGCCCAGCCCGGCCTCGCGGAACAGATGCGTGAACGTGCCGTCCGCGAGGCACGCGCCCTCGCCCGCCTCGCCCACCCCCACGTCGTGACGATCCACCACATCGTCGAGCCCGCGGACGGCACGGACGCGCACCCGTGGATCGTCATGGAGATGGTCCGGGGAGGCTCCCTGCACGACCGCCTGGAGTCCGGCCCCATGCCGCCCGCCGAGGTGGCGCGGCTCGGCCTCGACGTGCTGTCCGCGCTGCGCGCCGCGCACGCCGAGGGGATCCTCCACCGTGACGTGAAGCCCGCCAACGTGCTGCTGCGCCCCGACGGGTCGGCCGTGCTGACCGACTTCGGCATCGCCGCGCTGCACGACTCCACCGCGCTCACCGCGACGGGTGTGCTGATCGGCTCCCCGGAGTACATCGCGCCCGAGCGGGTCCGCGGGGAGGAGGGGCTGGCCGCCTCCGACCTGTGGTCGCTCGGCATGCTGCTCTACGTGGCCGCCGAGGGGAGCCACCCGCTGCGCCGGGCCACCAGCCTGGCCACCGTCGTCGCCGTACTCGACGAGCCCATCCCCGCGCCGGTGCGCTCCGGCCCGCTGGGGCCCGTACTGGAACGGCTGCTCGTGCGGGACCCGGCCACGCGCCCCGACGGAGCACAGCTGGAACACCTGCTCCGGGACGCGAGCGCCGCTCTCGATGCGGGCGCCGGCCCCGCGGCCGCCTCCGCGCCGCCCGCCGCCTCCCCGGCCGTGCCCGGCCCGTACGGGCAGTTCGGCCCCTACGCGCCGAACAGCGCCCCGCACACCCCGCCCGTCCCGCCGCCCTACGGTTCCGGAGGCTCTCCCTACGCGGCTCCGACCGCACCGCTACCGGTGGCATCATCCGCGCGCAGGCGTCCGGCCCTCATCGGCGCCGTGGTCACCGCGGTCCTGGCGGCAGCGATCGCCGGCATCGTCCAGCTGCTGCCCGACGGCAATTCCGGCGACGACGAGGCGACGGGCGGTGCCGCGACGCGCGCGGCCGGCGCCTCCGCCGCGCCGTCCGGGCGGAACGCCGTCTCGGCCCCCACGCCCGGAGCGAGCGCGCAGACGGCGGACGCGCCCCGGGGCAGCATGATGACGCCGGGGAACATCCGCACCGCCCTGGAGGCGTTCAAGAAGGCGACGGGGACGACCACCTTCGTCGACATGACGCTCTACGACGGCTACATCCTGGCCTCCATCCCCACCGCGGCCGGAGCCGAGACCGTCGACTCCTGGCAGTACCGGGACGGCGTCGCCTCGCGCACCGGACCGGACGGCACAGTCGAGGAGGGCGAGCCGTTGATCGACATGGCCACGGTCAACTGGGACGCGCTGCCCGGCATGCTGGAGCAATCCCAGAAGGACCTGAAGGTCGAGAAGCCGACCTCGCGCCACGTCATCGTCGACCCCTGGATGATGGACCAGGTCCCCTCGATCCGCACCTACCTCAGCGACGAGTACGGCCGTGGCGGCTATGTCCTGTGGAAGACCGACGGCAGCCTGAGGAAGGTCACCGCCACCTGA
- a CDS encoding peptide-N4-asparagine amidase, giving the protein MRRHRITGLLGALALAAGTLAAAGPAQGLPPADPPPAEFGTDWHDPLTAAPPVTKPATRSCRVTLAQARFRDFTPFRGHYTPPTACGAADWAAVVLRLDGKVKGRQYDRLGHLSLGGVEILRTSTPQPSPDGIAWSVEKDVTRYRDTLARPQPVEMLIGNVVNDTYTGVIDVTVTLTFYAADGRTPAPDTPDRVLPLITPTITTPRNTERLLAEVYATGSGGGCEEYWYLTTPAGTPYSCTADGGPHREVRVLVDGRLAGIAAPFPTVWTGGWSNPFLWYVTPGPRAFDVQPIRYDLTPYAALLNDGRPHRIEVTVAGLPAGQSGWSTPTNLLLWQDEARRVVTGALTRHEESAPTGHSRWTPAVPGELHRVDTEGGHRLTTAGYLNTSRGRVATTVSRSVHHTSAHRWTEGESRDALTAAWTDDESVTHGPTTTRTGRTYTMDGETTLGAGDRLRTVLTLGDHADTVTLRGGRTIGTSRLDDRYTGDATYTANVPRDQRHAVATTTVRHRLYGAQVPGGCYDRTVTAVQGTVTVDRRRC; this is encoded by the coding sequence ATGAGACGACACAGGATCACGGGCCTGCTCGGAGCGCTCGCGCTGGCCGCCGGCACCCTGGCCGCCGCGGGTCCCGCGCAGGGGCTGCCACCGGCCGACCCGCCGCCCGCCGAGTTCGGCACCGACTGGCACGACCCCCTCACCGCCGCTCCGCCCGTCACCAAGCCCGCCACCCGGTCCTGCCGGGTGACCCTCGCGCAGGCCCGGTTCCGCGACTTCACCCCCTTCCGCGGCCACTACACGCCCCCCACCGCCTGCGGCGCGGCCGACTGGGCCGCAGTGGTGCTCCGCCTCGACGGCAAGGTCAAGGGCCGCCAGTACGACCGCCTGGGCCACCTCTCCCTGGGCGGTGTGGAGATCCTGCGCACCTCGACGCCCCAGCCCTCGCCCGACGGCATCGCCTGGTCCGTCGAGAAGGACGTCACCCGCTACCGCGACACCCTCGCCCGCCCGCAGCCCGTCGAGATGCTCATCGGCAACGTCGTGAACGACACCTACACCGGCGTCATCGACGTCACGGTGACCCTGACCTTCTACGCGGCCGACGGACGCACCCCCGCACCCGATACCCCCGACCGGGTGCTGCCCCTCATCACGCCGACGATCACCACTCCGCGCAACACCGAACGGTTGCTCGCCGAGGTGTACGCCACCGGCTCCGGCGGCGGCTGCGAGGAGTACTGGTATCTGACCACCCCCGCCGGAACCCCGTACTCCTGCACGGCCGACGGCGGCCCCCACCGCGAGGTCCGCGTCCTCGTCGACGGGCGGCTCGCCGGCATCGCCGCGCCTTTCCCCACCGTCTGGACCGGCGGCTGGTCCAACCCCTTCCTCTGGTACGTCACCCCCGGCCCGCGCGCCTTCGACGTCCAGCCGATCCGCTACGACCTCACGCCCTACGCCGCCCTCCTCAACGACGGCCGCCCGCACCGCATCGAGGTGACCGTCGCGGGGCTGCCCGCCGGGCAGAGCGGCTGGAGCACCCCCACCAACCTGCTGCTCTGGCAGGACGAGGCCCGCCGGGTCGTCACCGGCGCCCTCACCCGGCACGAGGAGAGCGCCCCGACGGGCCACTCCCGCTGGACCCCCGCAGTCCCGGGCGAACTGCACCGGGTGGACACCGAGGGCGGCCACCGGCTGACCACCGCCGGATACCTCAACACCTCCCGCGGCCGGGTGGCCACCACCGTCAGCCGCTCCGTGCACCACACCTCCGCCCACCGCTGGACCGAGGGCGAGAGCCGCGACGCGCTGACCGCGGCCTGGACCGACGACGAGAGCGTGACGCACGGACCGACGACCACCCGGACAGGCCGCACCTACACCATGGACGGCGAGACCACCCTCGGCGCGGGCGACCGCCTGCGCACGGTCCTGACCCTGGGCGACCACGCGGACACCGTCACCCTGCGCGGCGGCCGGACCATCGGGACCTCCCGGCTCGACGACCGGTACACCGGCGACGCCACCTACACCGCGAACGTCCCGCGCGACCAGCGCCACGCGGTCGCCACCACCACCGTCCGACACCGGCTGTACGGGGCGCAGGTGCCCGGCGGGTGCTACGACCGCACGGTGACCGCCGTCCAGGGAACGGTCACGGTGGACCGGCGGCGCTGCTGA